From Mustela nigripes isolate SB6536 chromosome 13, MUSNIG.SB6536, whole genome shotgun sequence, one genomic window encodes:
- the MAPK1IP1L gene encoding MAPK-interacting and spindle-stabilizing protein-like yields the protein MSDEFSLADALPEHSPAKTSAVSNTKPGQPPQGWPSSSPWNNPSAPPSVPSGLPPSATPSTVPFGPAPTGMYPSVPPTGPPPGPPAPFPPSGPSCPPPGGPYPAPTVPGPGPTGPYPTPNMPFPELPRPYGAPTDPAAAGPLGPWGSMSSGPWAPGMGGQYPTPNMPYPSPGPYPAPPPQAPGAAPPVPWGTVPPGAWGPPAPYPAPAGSYPTPGLYPTPNNPFQVPSGPSGAPPMPGGPHSYH from the exons ATGTCTGATGAATTTTCG TTGGCAGATGCACTACCTGAACATTCCCCTGCCAAAACCTCTGCTGTGAGCAATACAAAACCTGGCCAGCCGCCTCAAGGCTGGCCGAGTTCCAGCCCTTGGAATAACCCAAGTGCTCCACCTTCTGTGCCATCTGGACTCCCGCCAAGTGCGACACCCTCCACTGTGCCTTTTGGACCAGCACCAACCGGAATGTatccctctgtgcctcccaccGGACCACCTCCAGGACCCCCAGCACCCTTTCCTCCTTCTGGACCATCATGTCCCCCACCTGGCGGTCCTTATCCAGCCCCAACTGtgcccggccccggccccacaGGGCCATATCCTACACCAAATATGCCCTTTCCAGAGCTTCCAAGACCATATGGTGCACCCACAGATCCAGCTGCTGCTGGTCCTTTAGGTCCATGGGGATCCATGTCTTCTGGACCTTGGGCACCTGGAATGGGAGGGCAGTATCCTACCCCTAACATGCCATACCCATCTCCAGGGCCATATCCCGCGCCCCCTCCCCAAGCACCAGGGGCAGCGCCACCCGTTCCATGGGGCACTGTTCCACCAGGAGCCTGGGGACCACCAGCACCATATCCTGCCCCTGCAGGATCATATCCCACACCAGGACTCTATCCCACTCCCAACAATCCTTTTCAAGTGCCTTCAGGACCTTCTGGTGCTCCACCGATGCCTGGTGGCCCCCAT TCTTACCATTAA